One window of the Candidatus Woesearchaeota archaeon genome contains the following:
- a CDS encoding metalloregulator ArsR/SmtB family transcription factor encodes MDEMLKILNALSDRTRLEIVRLLLRGERCVCEIFPKVRRTQSTVSIQLSKLESAGIIKSRREGKRIFYSISGARIRRMLCLMK; translated from the coding sequence ATGGATGAGATGCTGAAGATATTAAATGCGCTTTCTGACAGGACAAGGCTTGAGATAGTGCGTCTTCTTTTGCGAGGGGAAAGATGCGTGTGTGAGATTTTTCCGAAAGTCAGAAGAACACAATCCACTGTCTCAATTCAGCTGTCCAAGCTTGAGAGCGCGGGAATTATAAAATCAAGAAGGGAAGGCAAAAGGATTTTTTACAGTATTTCAGGAGCGAGAATAAGAAGAATGCTTTGCCTGATGAAATGA
- a CDS encoding thioredoxin family protein: MKIEILGPGCPKCKKLEANARKALEETVNDLFKDVEVVKITEIDKILDYGIMSTPGIAIDGVVKNYGRIASVDEIKKYLQEYIKETESKYK, translated from the coding sequence ATGAAAATCGAAATACTTGGACCCGGATGTCCAAAATGTAAAAAATTAGAAGCAAATGCGAGAAAAGCTTTGGAAGAAACTGTTAATGACCTCTTCAAAGATGTAGAAGTGGTGAAAATTACAGAAATAGATAAGATATTAGATTATGGCATCATGTCAACTCCCGGAATAGCTATTGATGGTGTTGTTAAGAATTATGGAAGGATTGCGAGTGTTGATGAGATAAAAAAATATCTTCAAGAATACATTAAAGAAACAGAATCAAAATA
- the ispE gene encoding 4-(cytidine 5'-diphospho)-2-C-methyl-D-erythritol kinase, whose product MAVESLEIKAFAKINLSFEIMGKLPSGNHEISSVFQSVGLFDYLKISKIREGYELSGSVLCNPEDNLATKAKQTLEYYVESELPCSIELTKSIPVSSGLGGGSSDAASVLIGLNELYKIGLSQEELLAISSEIGSDVPFFVRNSGTALVSGAGEKVSPADCSHFPYYVLARPHKRLSAKKMYELYDETGKSFFELANEMCPKIGELYVFFSTISKQCGMSGSGPTVFAGFENYKEAEKQVSDFGIEHFDGDFFICRALDRTYEIARRT is encoded by the coding sequence ATGGCAGTTGAATCATTGGAAATCAAGGCATTTGCAAAGATAAACCTTTCCTTTGAGATAATGGGAAAGCTTCCCTCAGGCAACCATGAGATATCCTCAGTTTTTCAGTCAGTAGGGCTTTTTGACTACCTGAAAATCTCAAAGATAAGAGAGGGATATGAGCTTTCAGGCTCAGTATTATGCAATCCTGAAGATAACCTTGCCACAAAGGCGAAGCAAACTCTTGAATATTATGTTGAAAGCGAGCTTCCCTGCAGCATAGAACTCACAAAGTCAATACCAGTGTCTTCAGGGCTTGGGGGCGGCTCATCTGATGCAGCCTCAGTTCTTATTGGGTTAAATGAGCTCTACAAAATCGGGCTTTCACAGGAGGAGCTTTTGGCAATCAGTTCAGAAATAGGCTCTGATGTCCCGTTTTTCGTTCGCAACAGCGGGACAGCGCTTGTTTCAGGGGCAGGGGAAAAGGTAAGCCCGGCAGATTGCAGCCATTTCCCTTATTATGTTCTTGCACGCCCACACAAGAGGTTAAGCGCAAAGAAAATGTATGAGCTTTACGATGAGACAGGAAAGAGCTTCTTTGAGCTTGCAAATGAAATGTGCCCTAAAATTGGCGAGCTTTATGTCTTTTTTTCAACAATTTCAAAACAGTGCGGAATGTCAGGAAGCGGGCCAACTGTATTTGCCGGCTTTGAAAATTATAAAGAGGCAGAAAAACAGGTTTCTGATTTTGGGATAGAGCATTTTGACGGCGACTTTTTCATATGCAGAGCGCTTGACAGAACATATGAGATTGCCAGGAGGACATGA